One window of Nostoc sp. C052 genomic DNA carries:
- a CDS encoding GAF domain-containing protein, giving the protein MSKSFSQNQARRNRQQRLWQQKWSLKTKAIVWALSISVLPVVAIGTTTYYGINLISKQIPQIRLESVKSSTEIELALQKQLSLLLTGMGVTAILAGAIAVFVTNRVISRVSNAAAISNNIKNRLRPDSEFTQVFIASQDELVMLERNITLFTDLLSVLMQEKEAEADYSQLLIKITRWVRESFNKEDVLKTTSEEIRKALSIDRVTIFCFTSNCNGTFIAESVIPGLPKILGVKVSDPGFEVGYIEKYQNACTRSIDDIYQADLSDGDIELLEQFAVKSTLVAPILKGKRLFGLLIAHQCSRLRFWQQSEIDLFAQIAMQVGFALDYAKLLQQVDTKADKAQVFIEITRSIRQSLNEEDVLKTTVEEVRKELSTDRVLVYSFNPNWSGIIIAESVVPGYPKVLRSEIQDLCFGQGYVEKYQSGRVVATNNIYEAGLADCHISLLESFAVKANLVAPILKDEQLFGLLIAHQCSRPRDWQQSEIDLFAQIAMQVGFALDHARLLQRIEAEGVQSQLLADTIGSIRQSLNEEDVLKITVEEVRKALSTDRVMVYSFDSNWSGTVIAESVVLTYPKVLRAEIQDPCFGQGYVEEYQSGRVLAINNIYEAGLADCHINLLESFGVKANLVAPIIKDEQLFGLLIAHQCSRPRDWQQSEIDLFGQIAMQVGFALDHARLLQRVEAERMRSQLLVDIIRSIRQSLKEEDVIKTTVEEVRKALSTDRVLVYSFYANWFGIIIAESVVPGYPKVLRSKIHDPCFTQGYVEKYQSGRVVAINNIYESGLADCHIKLLESFSVKANLVAPIIKDEQLFGLLITHQCSESRDWLQPEIDLFAQIAMQVGFTLDHARLLQAYQAAEANSDQ; this is encoded by the coding sequence ATGAGTAAGTCTTTTTCTCAAAACCAAGCAAGACGAAATCGTCAACAAAGGCTATGGCAGCAAAAATGGAGTTTAAAGACTAAAGCAATAGTGTGGGCACTCAGTATTAGTGTCCTTCCTGTGGTTGCAATTGGAACAACTACTTACTACGGGATTAATTTAATTAGCAAACAAATTCCGCAAATAAGACTTGAGAGTGTCAAAAGTTCGACAGAAATTGAACTTGCCCTACAAAAACAACTATCACTCTTGTTAACTGGTATGGGGGTTACAGCAATTTTAGCTGGTGCGATCGCTGTTTTTGTGACAAATCGAGTGATTAGTCGAGTTAGCAACGCTGCTGCAATTTCTAACAATATCAAAAATCGGCTACGTCCAGACAGTGAGTTTACTCAAGTTTTTATCGCTAGCCAAGATGAATTAGTGATGTTAGAGAGAAACATCACCTTATTCACAGACCTGCTTTCAGTTTTGATGCAAGAGAAAGAAGCCGAAGCGGATTACTCCCAACTATTAATCAAAATTACCCGCTGGGTGCGAGAATCATTCAATAAGGAAGATGTTCTCAAAACGACTTCAGAAGAAATTCGTAAAGCTTTAAGCATCGATCGCGTAACCATCTTTTGCTTCACCTCCAACTGTAATGGAACCTTTATCGCTGAATCAGTGATACCTGGTTTACCAAAAATATTAGGGGTTAAAGTCTCTGACCCTGGATTCGAGGTAGGGTATATCGAAAAATACCAGAATGCTTGTACACGTTCTATTGATGATATCTATCAAGCCGATCTCAGCGATGGTGATATTGAATTACTTGAGCAATTTGCTGTCAAATCTACTTTAGTCGCACCTATTCTCAAAGGCAAACGGCTATTCGGTTTATTGATTGCACATCAGTGTTCTCGACTGCGATTTTGGCAACAATCTGAGATTGATTTGTTTGCTCAGATAGCTATGCAGGTCGGATTTGCCCTTGACTACGCCAAGCTTCTACAACAGGTAGATACCAAAGCCGATAAAGCTCAGGTATTTATAGAAATTACCCGCAGCATTCGCCAATCGCTCAACGAAGAAGATGTCCTCAAAACGACAGTAGAAGAGGTTCGTAAAGAACTGAGTACTGACCGAGTGCTAGTTTATAGCTTTAACCCTAATTGGTCTGGAATTATAATTGCTGAATCAGTGGTTCCAGGTTATCCCAAAGTTTTGCGGTCTGAAATTCAAGACTTATGTTTCGGTCAGGGTTATGTAGAAAAGTATCAGTCTGGTCGCGTTGTCGCTACAAACAACATTTATGAAGCTGGTTTGGCTGATTGTCATATTAGCTTGCTTGAATCTTTTGCTGTGAAAGCAAATTTGGTCGCACCCATCCTCAAAGATGAACAACTATTTGGCTTATTAATTGCACATCAATGTTCTAGACCCCGTGATTGGCAACAATCTGAGATTGATTTATTTGCCCAAATAGCGATGCAAGTTGGATTTGCTCTCGACCATGCCAGACTCCTGCAACGCATCGAGGCAGAAGGTGTGCAAAGTCAATTGCTAGCGGATACTATCGGCAGCATTCGCCAATCGCTCAACGAAGAGGATGTTCTCAAAATCACAGTAGAAGAGGTTCGTAAAGCTCTAAGTACTGACCGAGTGATGGTGTATAGCTTTGATAGTAATTGGTCTGGAACTGTAATTGCCGAATCAGTTGTTCTCACCTACCCAAAAGTTTTACGAGCTGAAATCCAAGATCCATGTTTTGGTCAAGGCTATGTAGAAGAATATCAGTCTGGTCGCGTTCTCGCAATAAACAACATTTATGAAGCCGGTTTGGCTGATTGTCACATTAACCTGCTCGAATCCTTTGGTGTGAAAGCAAATTTAGTCGCTCCCATTATTAAAGATGAACAGCTATTTGGCTTGTTAATTGCACATCAGTGTTCCAGACCCCGTGATTGGCAACAATCTGAAATTGATTTATTTGGCCAGATAGCAATGCAAGTGGGATTTGCTCTCGACCATGCTAGGCTCCTACAAAGAGTCGAAGCTGAAAGGATGCGAAGTCAGTTACTAGTAGATATTATTCGTAGCATTCGCCAATCACTCAAAGAAGAAGATGTCATTAAAACTACAGTGGAAGAGGTTCGCAAAGCACTGAGTACTGACCGAGTACTGGTTTATAGCTTTTACGCTAATTGGTTCGGAATTATAATTGCCGAATCAGTGGTTCCAGGTTATCCCAAAGTTTTGCGGTCTAAAATCCATGACCCCTGCTTCACTCAAGGCTATGTAGAAAAGTACCAGTCTGGTCGCGTTGTCGCCATCAACAACATTTATGAGTCTGGTTTGGCTGATTGTCATATTAAATTGCTCGAATCCTTTAGTGTGAAAGCAAATTTAGTCGCACCAATTATCAAAGATGAGCAACTATTTGGCTTATTAATTACACATCAGTGTTCTGAATCCCGTGATTGGCTACAACCTGAGATTGATTTGTTTGCTCAGATAGCTATGCAGGTAGGATTTACTCTCGATCATGCTAGGCTGCTACAAGCGTATCAAGCTGCTGAAGCTAACTCCGATCAATAG
- a CDS encoding NupC/NupG family nucleoside CNT transporter: MERAISALGILVFIGISYAFSVNRRAVRWRIVAWGLGLEFVFALVILKTPWGLNIFKSLGDIVSQFLAFSDVGAKFVFGENFKDHFFAFQVLPTIIFFSAFISVLYYYGILQRVVNVMAWVMMKTMKTSGSESLSCAANIFLGPTESALMVKPYIANMTQSELHAVMTGGFATIAAGVLGAYLSFGIPAEHLIAAFFMTAPTSLVVSKLLYPETEVSETAGKAKADVKTNYVNVIDAATTGAIDGVKLAVNVGVMIIAFLGLLAAVNALLGWLGSFVGLQQLSLQWILSFIMAPVAWLMGVPWADCRQVGALLGTKTILNEFIAFLDLKALIESGKISQRAVIITTYALCNFANIGSIGITIGGITGIAPNRQHDLARMGVRSMIGGSLAGFITACIAGILI, encoded by the coding sequence ATGGAACGCGCCATCTCTGCGTTGGGAATTTTAGTTTTTATTGGGATATCCTATGCCTTTTCTGTTAATCGTCGTGCGGTGCGTTGGCGAATCGTGGCATGGGGTTTGGGATTGGAGTTTGTATTTGCGTTAGTGATTCTTAAAACTCCTTGGGGTTTAAATATATTTAAATCTCTCGGAGATATTGTCAGCCAATTTTTAGCCTTTTCTGATGTCGGTGCCAAATTTGTCTTTGGAGAAAATTTTAAGGATCATTTCTTTGCCTTCCAAGTGCTGCCCACAATTATCTTTTTCTCTGCATTCATCAGCGTCTTGTATTATTACGGCATTTTACAGCGAGTTGTAAATGTGATGGCGTGGGTAATGATGAAGACGATGAAAACATCAGGTTCGGAATCTTTATCCTGTGCAGCTAACATCTTTTTGGGACCAACAGAATCGGCACTGATGGTTAAACCTTATATAGCAAATATGACGCAATCGGAACTCCATGCCGTGATGACGGGTGGTTTTGCGACAATTGCCGCTGGAGTCTTAGGGGCATATCTTTCCTTTGGCATACCAGCAGAACACTTGATTGCTGCTTTCTTTATGACTGCTCCCACATCGTTGGTGGTATCAAAATTACTTTATCCAGAAACAGAAGTATCAGAAACGGCTGGTAAAGCCAAAGCGGATGTAAAAACCAATTACGTGAATGTAATTGATGCTGCTACTACCGGAGCAATTGACGGCGTGAAGCTAGCAGTTAACGTTGGAGTAATGATTATCGCCTTTTTGGGATTATTAGCTGCCGTCAATGCTTTGCTGGGATGGTTAGGATCATTTGTGGGTTTACAGCAACTCTCATTACAGTGGATTTTGTCTTTTATTATGGCTCCTGTGGCATGGCTGATGGGCGTACCTTGGGCTGATTGTCGGCAAGTTGGGGCTTTATTGGGTACAAAAACAATTTTGAATGAGTTTATTGCTTTTTTGGATTTAAAGGCACTAATTGAAAGTGGTAAAATTTCTCAACGCGCAGTAATTATTACAACTTACGCATTATGTAATTTTGCAAATATCGGTTCAATTGGCATTACCATTGGCGGCATTACAGGGATAGCACCTAATCGCCAACATGATTTAGCTCGTATGGGTGTCAGGTCAATGATTGGCGGATCGTTAGCGGGTTTTATCACCGCTTGTATTGCTGGAATTTTGATTTGA
- a CDS encoding SDR family oxidoreductase → MTSVEDLVLVAGATGGVGQLVVGKLLEKGLKVRVLTRNTVKAEEMFNQRVEIAVGDIRQPATLPDATQNVTHIINCTGTTAFPSARWEFDQPPNLIEWGITFLNPKSSEAKAKNSPAKVDAQGVRNLVAAAPGNLKRFVFVSSCGILRKNQFPFSILNAFGVLDAKQKGEESIINSGLPYTIIRPGRLIDGPYTSYDLNTLLKAKTGGKYGVVVGTGDTLSGDTSRIDVASASVECLFQPSSSRKIFEIINQGQRPLVIDWETLFSKLE, encoded by the coding sequence GTGACTTCAGTTGAAGATTTAGTACTAGTTGCTGGTGCTACTGGTGGCGTAGGGCAACTGGTTGTAGGCAAGTTGTTAGAGAAAGGCTTGAAAGTTCGTGTCTTGACACGCAATACCGTAAAAGCTGAAGAGATGTTTAACCAGAGGGTGGAAATTGCCGTTGGTGACATTCGCCAACCAGCAACACTGCCAGATGCAACCCAAAATGTTACCCACATCATAAATTGTACTGGAACTACCGCCTTTCCCTCTGCGCGCTGGGAGTTTGACCAACCCCCAAACTTGATTGAATGGGGAATCACTTTCCTTAACCCCAAATCTAGTGAAGCAAAAGCAAAGAATAGTCCGGCAAAGGTCGATGCCCAAGGTGTCAGAAATCTAGTGGCAGCAGCACCCGGAAATTTGAAGCGATTCGTTTTCGTTTCTTCTTGTGGAATTCTCCGTAAAAATCAGTTTCCTTTTAGTATTCTTAATGCCTTTGGCGTGTTGGATGCGAAACAAAAAGGTGAGGAATCCATTATTAATTCAGGATTGCCCTACACCATTATCCGCCCAGGACGCCTGATAGACGGGCCCTATACCTCATACGACCTCAATACCCTCCTGAAAGCAAAAACAGGGGGTAAATACGGTGTGGTCGTAGGCACTGGCGATACACTTTCAGGTGATACCAGCCGGATTGATGTAGCCAGCGCTTCTGTGGAATGCCTTTTTCAGCCAAGTAGTTCTAGGAAAATTTTTGAAATAATCAATCAAGGACAAAGACCGCTTGTAATTGACTGGGAAACTCTTTTCTCTAAGCTGGAGTGA
- a CDS encoding transposase, whose product MLNNKHLKQWSCIVSERMPNLSIPQAIGLATWSFGMVMTKSSSLTQVSEFIGAVNNEKPNTVRQRLKEWYQEEKAKKGDKRRTLDVSRCFASLLLWVISLLPQNIQQIALAMDATSIGDKFIVLSINILLAGCGIPVAWCIVNATEPGSWKPHWQKLITDLKDTIPPDQKVIVAADRGLYADWLYSLIVAAWHPFLRINHQGTYRLPHQNQWQPLADIVASPGLFWSGQIVCFKTNPLECTLLARWDFGYQDPWLILTDLEPMSADAIWYGLRPSTECVYRDLKSDGWQWHNTRLLDPQRAERLWLAIAVSTLWMVMLGGEAENQFPPSHIDQFPQRHVAKSKPIDLKSPRRLSCFFLGFITLIADLLKGLSIHLHRWSSFPPTPVDSFYYSNSS is encoded by the coding sequence ATGCTGAACAACAAACATCTCAAACAGTGGTCATGCATAGTTTCCGAGCGGATGCCTAACTTGTCAATACCACAGGCCATAGGTTTGGCAACATGGAGCTTTGGTATGGTAATGACAAAATCAAGTAGTCTAACCCAGGTATCTGAGTTCATTGGAGCAGTGAATAATGAAAAACCAAACACAGTCAGGCAAAGACTAAAAGAATGGTATCAGGAGGAAAAAGCCAAAAAAGGGGATAAACGGAGAACACTGGATGTGAGCAGATGCTTTGCATCATTGTTGTTGTGGGTGATTAGTTTACTGCCACAAAATATTCAGCAAATAGCACTGGCAATGGATGCTACGAGTATTGGTGATAAATTTATAGTGCTATCCATTAATATTTTACTGGCAGGATGTGGAATTCCAGTAGCATGGTGTATTGTCAATGCCACTGAACCAGGAAGTTGGAAACCACATTGGCAAAAATTAATCACAGACCTCAAAGATACGATTCCACCAGACCAGAAGGTAATTGTCGCTGCTGACCGGGGATTGTATGCCGATTGGCTCTATTCTCTGATAGTTGCTGCTTGGCATCCTTTTTTACGTATTAACCACCAAGGAACTTATCGTTTACCACATCAGAATCAATGGCAACCATTGGCTGATATTGTTGCCAGTCCAGGATTATTCTGGTCGGGTCAAATAGTCTGCTTCAAAACTAACCCCCTGGAATGCACGTTGTTAGCTCGTTGGGATTTTGGTTATCAAGACCCTTGGTTGATTTTGACTGACCTAGAACCTATGTCTGCTGACGCTATTTGGTATGGTTTACGCCCCTCCACTGAATGTGTTTATCGTGATCTTAAATCTGATGGTTGGCAGTGGCACAATACTCGTCTGCTTGACCCACAACGTGCTGAACGCTTGTGGTTAGCCATCGCTGTCTCTACTCTCTGGATGGTCATGCTTGGTGGAGAAGCGGAAAACCAATTTCCTCCCTCCCACATTGATCAGTTTCCCCAGCGACACGTTGCTAAATCCAAACCCATCGATCTCAAATCACCACGTCGGCTTTCTTGTTTTTTTCTGGGTTTTATCACCCTCATTGCTGATTTACTCAAGGGTTTGTCCATTCATCTTCATCGTTGGAGTTCTTTTCCTCCTACTCCTGTCGATAGCTTTTATTACTCCAACTCCTCCTAG
- a CDS encoding NAD(P)-binding protein — MSETFKPKKIAILGGGMASLTTAYELTSQPGWDSLYDITIYQTGWRLGGKCATGRNIKPHAPDYEPDYRIEEHGLHIFFGFYENAFRLLKQCYDELGGNGPFSTIEDAFKPHSLIVLEEYINQNWVTLPFDFPTNSLVPWKGGGICSLWDHICTTIEFVIQTYAGIHNYEQSYAAKSFSASLAKQIVLGREVVEFLSDGSLLEFPSELIQLFLQKPIFWGGWLNNINQYISNIFQNLDLTSEGLFLNLAHNLAQSLPRNPKTHRREHHQLIVKLIKRFQTHLSSQIESKIGQNSEIFWRLTLIDLALANIRGLFVDKIIDVCSLDSLDEYNYKDWLRKHGAKESSVKSAFIRVLYDLVYGFPEGNTNKPQLAAGTAIRVLTTILFKYNGAIMWKMQSGMAEVVVTPLYEVLKRRGVKFKFFHVAQQLHLDKDQQSITSITLARQVNLKNPEQEYQPLITVKDIRCWPNQPLYDQILDEEAQKLQDQEIDLESHWTPWQNVDKITLTKGDDFDIVLLGISIAALPSICSELLHAKKNPAHQKWHDMFKQVKTVTTQGGQIWLKPTLAQLGWQKPSPVLGAYVEPLDVYADMSELVQRENWPSEHYPYNVAYFTGVIADPGIPPHTEYNFPAKAQKKVEQQAINFLNNYIGNLWPNATHPKNTQGLDWDLLVDFQNRQGVERFKAQYWRVNINPSERYVLSVPGSTKYRLKTDESGFDNLYLAGDWINNGYNSGCVEATVISAMQATRAILDQCFHIKYTNKIIGEWDSWF; from the coding sequence ATGTCCGAAACCTTCAAGCCAAAAAAGATCGCTATCTTAGGCGGTGGAATGGCATCATTAACCACCGCTTATGAATTAACCAGTCAACCAGGATGGGATAGTCTCTACGACATTACTATTTATCAAACAGGTTGGCGTTTGGGTGGTAAATGTGCAACTGGACGCAACATCAAACCCCATGCACCTGATTATGAACCCGACTACCGCATTGAAGAACACGGACTGCACATTTTTTTTGGATTCTACGAAAATGCCTTTCGTTTACTCAAGCAATGCTACGACGAACTTGGTGGTAACGGGCCTTTCAGCACCATAGAAGATGCATTCAAACCCCACAGTCTCATAGTCTTAGAAGAATACATCAATCAAAATTGGGTAACTCTGCCTTTTGACTTCCCTACCAATTCTCTCGTTCCCTGGAAAGGTGGCGGCATTTGTTCCCTTTGGGATCATATCTGCACCACCATTGAATTCGTCATTCAGACTTACGCTGGAATTCATAATTACGAACAGTCCTATGCTGCTAAAAGTTTCTCAGCATCTCTTGCCAAACAAATAGTATTAGGTAGAGAGGTAGTGGAATTTTTATCAGATGGTAGTCTCTTGGAGTTTCCTAGCGAGTTGATTCAGTTATTTCTCCAAAAACCCATCTTTTGGGGAGGATGGCTGAACAATATCAACCAATACATTAGCAATATCTTCCAAAACCTAGACTTAACTTCTGAAGGACTTTTCTTAAACCTTGCCCACAACCTAGCTCAATCACTACCTAGAAATCCTAAAACTCATCGGCGCGAACATCACCAGTTAATTGTCAAACTAATAAAGCGCTTTCAAACACACTTGAGCAGTCAAATAGAATCTAAAATCGGACAAAATTCTGAAATCTTTTGGCGCTTAACACTCATTGACCTAGCATTAGCAAATATCCGAGGTTTATTTGTAGATAAGATCATTGATGTTTGTTCTCTAGACAGTTTAGATGAGTACAACTACAAAGACTGGCTAAGAAAACATGGAGCTAAGGAATCAAGCGTTAAATCAGCATTTATTCGCGTCCTATACGATTTAGTATATGGCTTTCCAGAAGGCAATACCAATAAACCCCAACTAGCAGCTGGAACAGCTATCCGTGTCCTCACCACCATCTTGTTTAAATACAATGGTGCCATCATGTGGAAAATGCAATCAGGCATGGCGGAGGTAGTTGTCACTCCACTATATGAAGTGCTAAAGCGTCGCGGCGTGAAATTCAAATTCTTCCATGTCGCCCAGCAGTTACACTTGGATAAAGACCAGCAATCAATAACAAGTATCACCTTAGCTCGCCAAGTAAATTTAAAAAATCCAGAGCAAGAATATCAACCACTTATCACAGTTAAAGACATTCGTTGCTGGCCTAATCAACCTCTCTACGATCAGATTCTCGATGAAGAAGCCCAAAAACTTCAAGACCAAGAAATTGACCTTGAGTCACATTGGACGCCTTGGCAAAATGTAGATAAAATTACCCTCACCAAAGGCGATGATTTTGATATTGTGCTGCTGGGAATTTCCATAGCCGCCTTACCATCTATTTGTAGTGAATTGCTCCATGCCAAAAAAAATCCAGCTCATCAAAAGTGGCATGATATGTTTAAACAAGTCAAAACAGTAACTACTCAAGGCGGACAAATATGGCTTAAGCCTACCTTAGCGCAATTGGGATGGCAAAAACCTAGTCCCGTGCTAGGCGCTTACGTTGAACCACTCGATGTCTATGCAGATATGAGTGAATTAGTACAACGAGAAAATTGGCCTTCTGAGCATTATCCTTATAACGTAGCTTATTTCACCGGCGTAATTGCAGATCCAGGAATTCCCCCCCACACAGAATATAATTTTCCAGCTAAAGCCCAAAAAAAGGTAGAGCAACAAGCAATTAATTTCCTCAACAATTACATCGGAAACCTTTGGCCTAATGCTACTCATCCCAAAAATACCCAAGGTTTGGATTGGGATTTACTAGTAGATTTTCAAAACCGCCAGGGAGTAGAACGCTTTAAAGCTCAATACTGGCGAGTTAACATTAACCCGTCAGAACGTTATGTGCTGTCTGTACCTGGAAGTACCAAGTATCGACTCAAAACTGATGAATCTGGGTTTGATAACCTTTACTTAGCTGGTGACTGGATTAACAACGGCTACAATTCCGGTTGTGTGGAAGCTACAGTGATATCTGCAATGCAAGCGACACGAGCAATTCTAGACCAATGCTTCCATATAAAATACACCAATAAAATTATTGGTGAATGGGATTCTTGGTTCTAA
- a CDS encoding DUF4363 domain-containing protein, giving the protein MNRFNPLLIVALISMMALVGCNNGEQSSTTQTPPDGTSASQTAASPTPTSTPTATTPAAATSQFQGLQGVVTNTKAAVSGGNFSKAKGEFDKFEDFWSKVEDGVKVKSPTTYKEIEDKADEIKAGLKASAPNKQQVLTALEVLNKDITSVAKP; this is encoded by the coding sequence ATGAATCGTTTTAATCCACTACTGATAGTTGCTCTAATTAGTATGATGGCTTTAGTTGGATGCAACAATGGAGAACAATCTTCTACTACACAGACACCACCAGATGGAACTTCTGCCTCCCAAACAGCAGCTAGTCCCACTCCAACTAGCACCCCAACAGCTACCACTCCCGCTGCTGCAACAAGTCAGTTTCAAGGTCTACAGGGTGTTGTTACCAACACTAAGGCGGCAGTTAGTGGGGGAAATTTTAGCAAAGCCAAAGGGGAATTTGATAAATTTGAGGATTTCTGGTCAAAGGTTGAGGATGGAGTCAAAGTTAAGTCTCCCACTACATACAAAGAGATTGAAGATAAAGCCGATGAGATCAAGGCAGGACTTAAAGCCTCTGCACCAAATAAACAGCAAGTGTTAACAGCCTTAGAGGTTCTTAACAAGGACATCACTAGTGTTGCTAAACCTTAG
- a CDS encoding RNA 2'-phosphotransferase yields the protein MSDSRLVKISKYLSKYLRHTPDAIGIQLAPGGWVDVDELLTACAKNKFPLTRQELQVVVESSDKQRFSFDATGNLIRANQGHSVKVDLHLEAVVPPDELYHGTGHKSVESILQTGLSKMSRHHVHLSKDIETAKTVGARHGKPVVFAVNAAAMHQAGYIFYCSANGVWLVENVPPEYLQKI from the coding sequence ATGAGTGATTCTCGCCTCGTTAAAATCAGCAAATATCTGAGCAAATATCTGCGACACACACCGGATGCAATTGGAATTCAACTGGCTCCCGGTGGTTGGGTTGATGTTGATGAACTACTTACCGCTTGTGCTAAAAACAAATTTCCGCTCACCCGTCAAGAATTACAGGTGGTAGTTGAATCCAGTGATAAACAACGCTTTTCTTTTGATGCTACAGGTAATCTGATTCGTGCTAACCAAGGACATAGTGTAAAAGTCGATTTACACTTAGAAGCTGTTGTTCCTCCAGATGAACTTTATCATGGCACGGGACACAAATCTGTAGAGTCAATTCTGCAAACAGGACTTTCCAAAATGTCGCGACATCATGTTCATTTATCAAAAGATATTGAAACAGCAAAAACTGTTGGTGCAAGACATGGAAAACCAGTGGTTTTTGCTGTAAATGCTGCGGCAATGCATCAGGCGGGTTATATCTTCTATTGTTCTGCTAATGGTGTTTGGTTAGTTGAGAATGTACCACCTGAGTATCTACAAAAAATTTGA
- a CDS encoding amino acid permease translates to MVPLKTVLKDSEEVTRLFSHIEFDGKKLNHQPGSVLGSTALIAGTTVGAGILALPAVTLPSGIVPSTSGLIAVWLYALVSGLLIAEVTLNTMRTQGRLSIGFLGVVENILGKLGARIAGGAYLFMHYALLVAYITEGGEILGVAAAKVWGVQILPLWVGTTTFTLLFGGIMYLGREKFIEKLNSAFVGIVIVSFLGLLFLGGRHIQTTQLLFQDWSALGSAISVMSVALFFQNVVPLVVTQLEGDVHKIRQSILIGSVIPLIMFLAWNAVILGSVNPDMLHGTSDGITVFDPLQILRAGGAGQWLGVLVSIFSEFAIVTSFIGFVYGLLDLLKDIFLSAQVGFASRLPLYSLALFPPMTLGTLNPSIFFTALDYTGTFSISVLGGIIPALMSWKQRQEQENSDSINQPLVPGGKMTLIVMIGVALAMMGRQILSIYHH, encoded by the coding sequence ATGGTTCCCCTAAAGACTGTTCTCAAAGATTCAGAGGAAGTCACCCGGTTGTTTTCTCATATTGAATTTGATGGCAAAAAACTCAATCATCAACCGGGTAGTGTCTTGGGAAGTACTGCGTTGATTGCAGGAACCACCGTTGGAGCGGGGATTCTCGCTCTACCAGCCGTTACCTTGCCATCTGGTATCGTGCCATCCACATCTGGACTAATTGCTGTTTGGCTCTACGCTTTAGTTTCAGGGTTATTGATTGCAGAAGTTACCTTAAACACGATGCGAACACAAGGGCGTTTGAGTATCGGTTTTTTGGGGGTTGTAGAAAATATCCTTGGTAAGTTGGGAGCGCGAATTGCCGGCGGTGCATATTTATTCATGCATTATGCTCTCTTGGTGGCATACATCACTGAAGGTGGAGAGATTTTAGGAGTTGCGGCGGCAAAAGTCTGGGGTGTGCAAATATTGCCTCTGTGGGTAGGCACAACGACTTTCACGCTCTTATTTGGTGGCATTATGTATCTTGGGCGAGAAAAGTTTATTGAGAAATTAAACAGCGCCTTTGTCGGAATTGTCATCGTTTCCTTCTTGGGACTATTATTTTTAGGAGGAAGGCACATTCAGACTACCCAACTGTTATTTCAGGATTGGAGTGCCCTTGGTAGTGCTATTTCAGTGATGTCTGTAGCGCTGTTTTTTCAAAATGTTGTGCCGCTAGTTGTGACGCAACTTGAAGGAGATGTCCACAAAATTCGTCAGTCCATCTTGATTGGTTCTGTGATTCCTCTAATTATGTTCTTGGCATGGAATGCGGTAATTTTAGGAAGTGTCAATCCTGATATGCTACATGGTACATCTGACGGGATAACTGTTTTTGATCCACTGCAAATTCTCCGAGCCGGTGGTGCAGGGCAATGGTTAGGAGTGCTAGTATCCATTTTTTCAGAGTTTGCGATCGTCACATCATTCATTGGATTTGTGTACGGATTGCTGGATTTGCTTAAAGATATTTTCCTTTCTGCACAGGTCGGATTTGCTAGCCGCTTACCCCTCTATTCGCTGGCTCTTTTCCCTCCTATGACTCTTGGAACACTCAACCCCAGCATCTTTTTTACTGCCCTAGATTACACTGGAACATTTAGTATCTCAGTTCTAGGTGGAATTATTCCGGCGTTAATGAGTTGGAAGCAACGTCAAGAACAAGAAAACTCAGATAGCATCAATCAACCACTCGTTCCTGGTGGAAAGATGACGCTCATTGTGATGATTGGAGTGGCATTAGCCATGATGGGACGACAAATTCTGTCAATTTACCATCATTGA